In Pseudomonadota bacterium, a single genomic region encodes these proteins:
- a CDS encoding class I SAM-dependent methyltransferase, with protein sequence MQIEERTADDTAHLPAGGFDLVILNSIVQYFPGVEYLERVVQGALRLLAPGGRIFLGDLRHLELLPAFQASIALHKALGSGRSVTLTELGTRTERGVRNEEELLLSPALFTAWKSRWPEIARAEVTPKRGQTHNELTKYRYDAVLFTDGDDAHASIAPTWHDATSMTRDDIAAKLREASEDVIAFTRIDNARTRDDRFTQMALSEHASQTTDTALKTAADLQAALPSQRATVSTHNLDPEGLHALAREHGFTLRLSLAAASPDGAFDAVFTRGDAA encoded by the coding sequence GTGCAGATCGAGGAGCGCACCGCGGACGACACCGCGCACCTGCCCGCAGGTGGATTCGATCTCGTCATCCTCAACTCCATCGTGCAGTACTTCCCGGGGGTTGAGTACCTCGAGCGGGTCGTGCAGGGCGCGCTTCGCCTGCTCGCCCCGGGAGGCCGCATCTTCCTCGGCGACCTGCGCCACCTCGAGCTGCTCCCTGCCTTCCAGGCCTCCATCGCCCTGCACAAAGCCCTCGGGAGCGGACGAAGCGTCACCCTGACCGAGCTGGGCACCCGCACCGAGCGAGGCGTGCGCAACGAGGAAGAGCTGCTGCTCTCGCCCGCGCTCTTCACCGCGTGGAAGAGCCGATGGCCCGAGATCGCCCGCGCCGAAGTCACTCCCAAGCGCGGCCAGACACACAACGAGCTCACGAAGTACCGCTACGACGCCGTGCTGTTCACAGATGGCGACGATGCTCACGCATCGATAGCGCCGACCTGGCACGATGCCACATCGATGACGCGCGACGACATCGCCGCGAAGCTGCGAGAAGCTTCCGAAGACGTAATCGCCTTCACCCGCATCGACAATGCACGAACCCGCGATGATCGCTTCACACAGATGGCGCTCAGCGAGCACGCCTCGCAGACGACCGACACCGCGCTGAAGACAGCGGCTGATCTGCAGGCCGCACTCCCATCGCAACGCGCCACCGTCTCGACACACAACCTCGACCCCGAAGGGCTCCACGCGCTCGCCCGCGAACACGGCTTCACCCTGCGGCTGTCGCTCGCCGCCGCCTCCCCCGACGGCGCCTTCGACGCCGTCTTCACCCGCGGCGACGCGGC
- a CDS encoding amino acid adenylation domain-containing protein: MQYADFAGWQRKWLSGDTLEQQIAFWKKHLDGAPPLLELPYDHVRPATPTHRAGTFQTTIPATLASQLKALARAHDASLFMVLRAAFAVLMQRWSRNDDLVIGSPVANRVVPEIEGLIGFFVNTLALRSDLSGNPTFLELLEQTRRVCLDAYTHQDLPFEKIVAELNPERRTDAQPIVQVSFALQNTRFNGFDLADLLVTGFAASQATVRYDLEVHLFENEDALECVALYATDLFMPQTGERLVHHFVGLLEQICERSALPISALTLGNASESEVLLKAGNRGPRDESYTQRDPETLTDIFRDRVAESPHAIALVENDQQISYIALHHASQALARVLHARGVLRDTRVGLLTRRGRQHVALMLAVLECGGTYVPLDADWPHARLRAMAEDARLALIITDAEQSHSGTWPCLVVSSETLNHEAARNATHAARNGAEGAAHRSGACDDLAYIMYTSGSTGTPKGVAVTHRNITRLVRGSTFTPMTPGTTWLHLAPAAFDASTLEIWAPLLNGGRLVIETAPRPSLGTLESTLHRQQITSLWLTAGLFHLVVDERPHALNDLHSLLAGGDALSPEHVTHAIEALAGGTLVNGYGPTENTTFTACHPMRESTTIGRTVPLGTPIHATTVYILDDHLNPCPVGIPGELYTGGQGVARGYVDRPGLTADRFIADPFTPDSRGASPADDAGGARMYRTGDRCRWIENPQTGEGQPPYLIEFLGRVDDQVKLRGFRIEPGEIEATLRHHEAVRAAVVAVRDSQLIAWLEPDRESAALQHDLTRWRHERISQWRTLYESSYGQRQADDLTFDITGWNSSYTGQPIPADEMREWVDATVARIREVMPRMPPRSAHLRSHRRASSRPRDRMPPRSAHLRSHRRASSRPRDRMRDGAAACATRARLRRVSRPRLLARVGDRRTRPVRKPCRPRACADRGAHRGRHRAPARRWIRSRHPQLHRAVLPGG; encoded by the coding sequence CCCTACGACCACGTCCGGCCCGCCACGCCGACCCATCGGGCCGGTACGTTCCAGACAACCATCCCTGCGACCCTTGCAAGCCAGCTGAAAGCGCTTGCCCGAGCGCATGATGCAAGCCTCTTCATGGTGCTGCGTGCCGCATTCGCCGTGCTCATGCAGCGGTGGAGCAGAAATGACGATCTGGTCATCGGCTCCCCCGTCGCCAACCGCGTGGTACCCGAGATCGAGGGGCTCATCGGCTTCTTTGTCAACACACTCGCCCTTCGAAGCGACCTCTCAGGAAACCCCACCTTCCTCGAGCTGCTCGAACAGACCCGTCGCGTCTGTCTCGATGCCTACACCCATCAAGATCTGCCCTTCGAGAAGATCGTTGCAGAGCTCAATCCCGAACGCAGAACCGACGCCCAGCCCATCGTTCAGGTGTCGTTCGCGCTGCAGAACACCCGTTTTAATGGATTCGATCTCGCGGATCTCCTTGTCACCGGGTTTGCGGCTTCTCAGGCAACGGTACGCTACGATCTCGAGGTACATCTCTTTGAGAACGAAGACGCCCTCGAATGCGTCGCCCTGTATGCCACCGATCTGTTCATGCCCCAGACGGGGGAGCGTCTTGTGCATCACTTCGTCGGGCTGCTCGAGCAGATCTGCGAGAGGTCCGCACTTCCCATCTCCGCGCTGACCCTGGGCAACGCATCAGAGAGCGAGGTCCTCCTCAAGGCGGGGAACCGTGGGCCACGAGACGAGAGCTACACGCAGCGAGATCCAGAGACGCTCACCGATATCTTCCGAGACCGAGTTGCCGAGAGCCCTCACGCCATCGCCCTCGTGGAGAACGATCAGCAGATCTCGTACATCGCCCTGCATCACGCCTCACAAGCCCTGGCCAGAGTGCTACACGCACGCGGGGTGCTGCGCGACACCCGCGTCGGCCTCCTCACCAGGAGAGGACGACAGCACGTGGCACTCATGCTCGCCGTGCTCGAGTGCGGCGGCACCTATGTGCCGCTCGACGCCGACTGGCCGCACGCCCGTCTGCGCGCCATGGCCGAAGACGCCCGTCTCGCCCTCATCATCACCGATGCCGAACAGTCGCACAGCGGAACCTGGCCCTGCCTCGTTGTCAGCAGCGAGACCCTCAACCACGAAGCCGCGCGAAACGCCACCCACGCCGCACGCAATGGCGCGGAAGGGGCAGCACACAGGTCCGGGGCATGCGACGACCTCGCCTACATCATGTACACGTCGGGCTCCACTGGCACACCCAAGGGCGTCGCCGTCACCCATCGCAACATCACCCGACTGGTGAGAGGAAGCACCTTCACCCCCATGACGCCGGGCACCACCTGGCTGCATCTCGCCCCCGCCGCATTCGACGCCTCGACCCTCGAGATCTGGGCCCCGCTGCTCAACGGGGGGCGCCTCGTCATCGAGACCGCGCCGCGACCTTCGCTCGGCACGCTAGAGAGCACCTTGCACCGCCAGCAGATCACGTCGCTCTGGCTCACCGCGGGTCTGTTCCACCTCGTGGTCGACGAACGACCTCACGCCCTCAACGACCTGCACAGCCTTCTCGCGGGCGGCGACGCTCTCTCCCCCGAGCACGTCACGCACGCCATCGAGGCGCTGGCCGGCGGCACCCTCGTCAACGGCTACGGCCCCACCGAGAACACCACCTTCACCGCCTGTCACCCCATGCGCGAGAGCACGACCATCGGGCGCACCGTGCCCCTCGGCACCCCCATCCACGCCACCACGGTGTACATCCTCGACGACCATCTCAACCCCTGCCCCGTCGGAATCCCCGGCGAGCTCTACACCGGTGGGCAGGGTGTGGCACGGGGCTACGTCGACCGTCCCGGCCTCACCGCCGACCGCTTCATCGCAGACCCCTTCACCCCCGATTCAAGGGGCGCATCGCCGGCCGACGATGCCGGCGGCGCCCGCATGTACCGCACCGGCGACCGCTGCCGCTGGATCGAGAACCCGCAAACCGGTGAAGGCCAGCCTCCCTACCTCATCGAGTTCCTGGGCCGCGTAGACGACCAGGTCAAGCTGCGCGGCTTCCGCATCGAGCCCGGAGAGATCGAGGCAACCCTGCGCCACCACGAGGCCGTTCGCGCGGCGGTTGTGGCCGTGCGCGACAGCCAGCTCATCGCCTGGCTCGAACCCGACCGCGAGAGCGCGGCCCTGCAGCACGATCTCACCCGATGGCGCCACGAGCGAATCAGCCAGTGGCGCACGCTGTATGAATCGTCGTACGGACAGCGGCAGGCCGACGACCTCACCTTCGACATCACCGGCTGGAACTCGAGCTACACGGGTCAGCCCATCCCGGCAGACGAGATGCGCGAATGGGTCGACGCCACGGTCGCACGCATCCGTGAGGTCATGCCTCGGATGCCCCCCCGATCTGCCCACCTCCGATCTCACAGACGCGCGTCCTCGCGTCCTCGAGATCGGATGCCCCCCCGATCTGCCCACCTCCGATCTCACAGACGCGCGTCCTCGCGTCCTCGAGATCGGATGCGGGACGGGGCTGCTGCTTGCGCGACTCGCGCCCGACTGCGCCGCGTTTCTCGGCCTCGACTTCTCGCGCGAGTCGGTGACCGCCGCACGCGACCTGTGCGCAAGCCGTGCCGACCTCGCGCATGTGCAGATCGAGGAGCGCACCGCGGACGACACCGCGCACCTGCCCGCAGGTGGATTCGATCTCGTCATCCTCAACTCCATCGTGCAGTACTTCCCGGGGGTTGA